The region TAGCACGTGTGTAGCCCTACCCGTAAGGGCCATGATGACTTGACGTCGTCCCCGCCTTCCTCCGGTTTGTCACCGGCAGTCTCCTTAGAGTCCCCGCCTCTACGCGCTGGCAACTAAGAATAAGGGTTGCGCTCGTTACGGGACTTAACCCAACATCTCACGACACGAGCTGACGACAGCCATGCAGCACCTGTATCAGTGTTCCTTTCGGCACTCCCGCATCTCTGCAAGATTCACTGTATGTCAAGGGTAGGTAAGGTTCTTCGCGTTGCATCGAATTAAACCACATGCTCCACCGCTTGTGCGGGCCCCCGTCAATTCCTTTGAGTTTTAATCTTGCGACCGTACTCCCCAGGCGGTCAACTTACCGCGTTTGCTGCGCCACTAATCACATTCATATGACCAACAGCTAGTTGACATCGTTTACAGCGTGGACTACCAGGGTATCTAATCCTGTTTGCTCCCCACGCTTTCGTGCCTCAGTGTCAGTATTAGGCCAGGTAGCCGCCTTCGCCACTGGTGTTCCTTCCGATCTCTACGCATTTCACCGCTACACCGGAAATTCCACTACCCTCTCCCATACTCAAGTCTAACAGTCTTAGCTGACCACCCTAGGTTAAGCCCAGGAATTTCACAGCTAACTTATTAAACCACCTACGCACCCTTTACGCCCAGTAATTCCGATTAACGCTCGCACCCTCCGTATTACCGCGGCTGCTGGCACGGAGTTAGCCGGTGCTTCTTCTGTGGGTAACGTCCAAACATCTAGCTCTTAACCGAATGTTCACTCCTCCCCACTGAAAGTGCTTTACAACCCTCAGGCCTTCTTCACACACGCGGCATTGCTGGATCAGGGTTCCCCCCATTGTCCAATATTCCCCACTGCTGCCTCCCGTAGGAGTCTGGGCCGTGTCTCAGTCCCAGTGTGGCTGGTCATCCTCTCAGACCAGCTACCGATCGTCGCCTTGGTAAGCCCTTACCTCACCAACTAGCTAATCGGACGCAGGCTAATCTTAAAGCGCCAGGCCCGAAGGTCCCCAGCTTTACTCCTCAGAGCTTATGCGGTATTAGCTTGAGTTTCCCCAAGTTGTCCCACTCTTTAAGGCATATTCCTACGCGTTACTCACCCGTTCGCCACTCGCCATCAACCTAGCAAGCTAGGTCATGCTGCCGTTCGACTTGCATGTGTTAAGCATGCCGCCAGCGTTCAATCTGAGCCAGGATCAAACTCTTCAGTTCAATCTCTGTTGTCAGTGTTACTGACTTACTTCTATTCTTTAACTCAAAGCATCTCTAAGATGCCCACACAGTTTGTTTCTTATCTTCTTAATGAACTCTGCCCCGAAGGCGTGATGCGTATTCTACTCATCCTAACTCCCTTGTCAAATACTTTTTTCTTTTTTTTCATTTTATTTATCCATCGTGCTTTTTTAATAAGCGAACTTTTATGAAAGTGCTATCGCCCAGCCGGGATAAAATAAGGGTTGTTAGAGAAAATACTGCAGAAGGGTGTTAAAACTTACTTCTTACTGCATCCTAATGCTTTTTAGCATCCTAATAATATATAGACGTAGTATTTTATTTTGTCAAGCTGATAAATAAAAATCATAAAATAGCTTCATTTTCTTATAGGAGCATTGTCCTTCATTTTAAATGAGGCTACTTTATCCGTTGGAAAACTATTAATTAAATCACCTTTAACTTTGCATTAACCGAACTTTTGCAAAGCGTCTTTTACCTATTTGCATAATGTATGTTTCGTTAGGAGATAATGCCAAAGCAGGATTACTTATTTTCTCGTTATTAATCCTTACTGCACCCTGACCAATTAATCGAATAGCCTCAGAAGTACTTTTAGTCAAATTCAGTTGTTTAAGAATCTGCGCAATGGTTAAATTTTCCAAGTAATTAAGGCGCTGCTCTATTAAGTCTTGTGGTATTTCACCTTTTTGAAATTGCTCTATAAACCCTATATGTGCACGTTCTGCCTGCTCTATATCATGGAAACGAGCAATAATTTCTTTAGCAAATTCTATTTTTATATCACGCGGATTTAAACCTTTTGCTACTTCGCCTTTTAATTTACTGATATGTTCAATTGATTGAAAGCTAAGTAAATCAATATAACGCCACATTAACTCATCAGAAATAGACATTATCTTGCCGAACATACTCTCAGCAGATTCTGTAATGCCTATATAATTATTAAGAGATTTAGACATTTTTTTAACGCCATCTAGCCCTTCTATTAAAGGCGTCATCACGATGACTTGCGGTTCTAAACCATAATGCTTTTGCAATTCTCTTCCCATTAGCAAATTAAATTTTTGATCAGTACCTCCAAACTCAATGTCGGCTTTTAAAGCGACAGAGTCATATCCTTGCACTAAAGGATAGAGAAATTCATGAATTGCAATAGGCTGCTCTGATTTATACCGCTTATTAAAATCATCACGCTCTAACATTCTCGCTACTGTTGAGGTCGCAGCTAGACGAATTAAATCTGCAGCATTCATTTTACCTAGCCATTGAGAATTATAAGCAACGGTTGTTTTATCAGGGTCAAGAATTTTGAATACTTGTTGTTGATAAGTTTTAGAGTTTTCTAAAATAGTTTCTTGGCTTAACGGTATGCGGGTTACATTTTTACCGGTAGGATCACCAATCATTGCGGTAAAATCACCAATTAAAAAGACAACTTGATGACCTAACAATTGAAACTGGCGCAACTTATTTAATAAAACAGTATGTCCTAAATGTAAATCGGGTGCAGTAGGATCAAAACCTGCTTTAATAGTTAATGGCTTATTTTTAGCTAATTTTGTTGCAAGTTCTTGTATTGGAAGAATTTCTTCACATCCTCTTTGTAGCTCTTCGCTAACTGTTTCTGCAATAAACATACACGTAAAACCTTTTAATGATTGACCTGACTTCTTACAGCGGGTATCTTAGCCCGGTTATTACATTCTCGCTAGAGGACAAACACTCTGTTAGGATTTAATGATGAATGCTCTAAACCAAACGTGATTTATTATAGCTAAATTGTTAACAAAAATGCTATTAACTGGCTCATAAAGCTTATTTAAAATTAAAATAATAAACCAGGAAGAAATAAATCTATGCTCAAGATAACTAGATGTTGTTATATACGCAATCATACCAGGCGTTATGATTAAAAAATAATATTTTCATATGTGGGTATTCGGATAAAGAGGCAAATTATTTGCATGAGCTTTAAATCGACATTAAGGGTATGTATTTTATTGTTTAGTTACCGCCAAAGTGTTTAGTAGATAGATAGAATCTAAAAACGTGCTACTAAATATTTTATAAGAATAAACATAATAAGAGGTATACAAAAAATGGCATGGCTCTTCGCATGGATTGTCACCCCGACTTACTTAATTACCATTTTAAAAATGATAGTAGTAAAGGCGAAACATGGATCAACAACCCAATGTCTCATTAGATAAATCAAATAAACCTTCAAAAATTTTGGCGTTAATAGCAATCTTAGTCGCATTTGCATTGCCTTTTATTTTAGTAAAAACATTTCATAATAAACAAAAAACCTCTTCTAATGCTCAGGTTAACTTACCATTGCCTAATACCGAGCCTGTAGTAGAAGAAACGATTCAGCCCACAATGCAATTACCTGAATTACCTATTGATACATCTGCCGATGTGACGCCTACAACTACCGATGCAGAAAAATCTACCTCATCTACCCTAGCTAATAGAGATGCGGCTAAACCTCCACCGCTAGCAGCACCGCCTAAACAGAGGCCAACTGAAATAAAACAATCTACATGGCAAATTGTCAAAACACGTGATCGTGACTCATTAGCTAATGTATTTAGCCGTGTTGGCTTAAGTGCTAAAACATTGCATACTGTTATGCAAGATATTACGCAAAAACAAGCCTTAACAAAGCTAAAGCCAAATCAGGAATTACAATTTTTAATTAAAAATCAACTTTTAGAAAAAATGATTCTTCCCTTTACGGATACTCAATATTTAGTCATTTATCGCGATAATAAACACTATAAAAGTGAAATTAAATTACGCAAAATGAATAGTTATAATCATTTTTTAACCGCAACCATCAAAGGTTCTTTATACACTACAGCGAAGAAGCAAAATATTCCTTATAAATTAATTCAACAACTGACAGAGATTTTCACATGGGATGTTGATTTTGCTAAAGATGTTAAAACAGGTGATCAATTTACTATTATGTACAAAGCCTTTTATGTTGAAAATAAACTAGTAGGCACGGGCGATATCATTGCTGTATCTTATAGGCATGGTAATAAAACTTTCCAAGCAATTCGTCATACTACGCGTTCAGGGCAAATAGACTACTACACCCCACAGGGTACTAGCCTAAAAAAAGCATTTACCCGTTATCCTTTGAAATTTAGCCATATTAGTTCCACGTTTAGCATGGCTCGTTATCATCCGGTTTTACATTATACCCGCGCTCATAAAGGAATTGATTTAGCCGCTCGAATTGGCACACCTATTCAAGCAACTGGTGATGGTCGAATAGAAATTATTGGCCGTCAAAATGGTTATGGCAATATGATTAAAATTAATCATAACAAACAATTTAGTACCATTTATGGGCATATGCTGAAATTTCAAAAAGGATTGAGTAAAGGAGATTTTGTTAAGCGTGGGCAAGTCATTGGTTATGTTGGTCAAACAGGTTTAGCTTCAGGGCCCCATTGCCATTACGAATTTCATATCAATAACCGCCCTAGGAATCCAGCAACCGTAGACTTACCTCGTGGTAACCCCATTTCTGGAAAAGAATTAGTAGCGTTTCGTGCAAAGGCAACTACAATGCTTGCTCAGTTAAAACTTTTTGAAGATGCGCGACTTGCTAGTGTTACAAAGAAAGGATTAACTAAACCTGAGTCTAGAAAGGTTTAACATTTATTAATTATTTTAAGCATTTTTGATTATTTATTTTAATCCTTAATCGCTTATAAAAATAAATTTTAGAATTTTTAAAAAAAAGTAAAAAGATAATTAAGTAAATAGCAATCGACAAACCACAATACTCGCTATAACGCCAGCTAAATCAGCAAGAAGACCGGCCGCAATGGCGTGCCTTGTTCGTCTGATACCGACAGCACCAAAATAAACAGCAATAACATAAAAAGTTGTTTCCGTACTGCCCATCATGGTTGCTGCCGCCTTGGCAATAAACGAATCACCGCCATGTTGGTGAATTAGTTCAGCCATAATACCGGTGGCAGCGCTACCAGAAAAAGGTCTTATCATCGCTAAAGGTAGTAACTCTGTAGGCATGCCTAATTTTTCTAACACAGGTGCAAGTAAAGTATTTAACAATGTAAAAAAGCCAGATGCCCTTAACATACCAATAGCAACAATCATGGCAATTAAGTAGGGCATGATATTTACACTAGTTTCAAAACCTTGTTTAGCCCCCTTTACAAAAGCATCGAAAACATTAATCTTTTTAAACGAAGCATATAACGGTATACCTGCAACAAAGCTTAAAAAAAGGCAATTCGATAACTGATTAACAAGATTACTCATGCGCTTTTAATTCCTTTATTTGATAAATGGGAAGGCGTGCTAAGCGTTTGACAGCCACAATGGCCACAATAGTGGAGCAGGTTGTAGCAAGTAGGGAACTAATAATAACGCTACTAGGATGCAAACTACCATTAGCAGCAAGAAAAGCGATAGCTGTGGCAGGAATCAGTTGCACGCTAGAGGTGTTAATTGCTAGAAAAGTACACATGGCATTGGATGCTTCATCAACATGAGTATTTAAGCGCTGCAATTCTTTCATCGCCCTTAATCCAAAAGGCGTTGCTGCATTAGCAAGGCCTAACATATTAGCAGAAATATTTAATATCATAGCTCCCATTGCAGGATGTTCAGCAGGCACATCTGGAAATAAGGGACGCATAATAGGTTTAAGTAAACGAGCAAATTTATTAACTAAACCAGACTCAGCTGCTATTTCCATAATACCTAACCAAAATGCCATAATTCCAGCTAAACCTAGAGCAATTTCAAAACCGAGTTTGGCTGAGTCAGTTACCGCTTGTACGACCTGATCAAGTCGGCCTTGAATAATTCCTACAACGACTGAAAGCAAAATCATACTTAGCCATATTATATTTAACACCCTTGCCCTCCAGATTTATCCTAGGTAAGCTTGTTTACTTTAATTTTTTTCTAAAGATATGATGATTACCTATCTAGCGAAATTTAGATATCTAGTTTATTTGATTATTTTACTTATTTCTCTGCCTTTATCCGCAAATGATTTGGCAGAAGAGCAAGCTAACCTAACCATTAAACAACTATATCATACCCTTAATAGCAACATGAACTTGGATATGGTTAACCGCCTTAATAAAATTAGTGCTTCTTTTGTGGGTAAACCTTATATTTTAGGCTCCCTAGGAGAAGGTGCAACAGCCTCATTTGATCAATTTCCTCAATATCGTACGGATGGTTTTGATTGTGAAACGTATGTAACTACCGTAATTGCCTTAGCATTTGCTAATCAGTTAAATGAATTTAAGAAGTGCCTAAAGAAAATTCGTTACTATCAAGGCCAAGTAGACTACTTAACACGAAATCATTTTACAGGCGTTGATTGGAATTATAACAATCAGCAGCAAGGTTTTCTTAAAGATATAACCACTACTTTTAGGGATAAAAATAATCAATCTATAGCACAAGTTGCGACCGCTTTGATAGATAAACCGGCTTGGTATAAATTCAAGTCGTCAGAAACCATCCGTTTAAAACAAAACGACAATACAGAGCAAGCAAAAAGGCTTGAAAAATTAAAACAAATGGGTAGCCACCTTCCCCGTGTCAAAGAACACGTGCCCTATTTGCCCCTGACTGCTTTATTTAATGATAAAGGCGAGCCTAATTATAATTTATTTAAGCAAATTCCTAATGGAGCGATTATTGAAATTGTTCGACCTAATTGGGAACTAAATAAAAAGATCGGTACTAATCTTAATATTTCTCATCTAGGATTTGCATTTCGAAAAGAGAACCAACTTATCTTTAGGCAAGCCTCTTCTGAGTATGGCAAAGTCGTTGATGTTTCTTTAATTAATTATCTAAAGGAAGCGACAAAAAGCCCCACTATTAAAGGTATTAATGTACAAATCATTATACCCAGTAAACCCTTAAATAAGGACTGTAGTTTAGCTAATAATTAAATAATTGATTATTAAGAATATATCTAAACTAGCTCTCTTTCGAGACTCGCTGCAAAGAGTCAAGTTGCAAGTTGCGCCAGTAAATTGGCCATTGCAGTAAAGTTTCCAAAGAAGGCACTAAGCTTCTGATTGCGAAATTAGAAGTAATGCTTAATAATGGAAAAATTCACTTGTACAAGGAGTGGGAATGTTAAGTAGGTTCTTTTCCCAACAGCTAACTGTATTGAGCCTTATAACGCTAGTATTTAGTGGTTGCTCCCGTTATGAACCACCCTATAATAATTTTCAACCATACAACCGTGTTGGCAGAGATTTTGTCGTTGGTGCAACCGCCGGTACTGTAGTCGGTGCTGTAGTAGGCGGGACAGTAGGTACAACACTTGCTGGTACTGCCATTGGTGCAGCCACAGTAGTTGGGCATGGTCTTTATAAGAATAGTAAACAATATATGTTAAGGGAGCTACAACGAGCTGACGTCCAATATATTAAATATGGCGATACGACGACATTAATTGTACCCACTGACAGATATTTTCGATTTAATTCAGCTAAACTCAATGAGCTTTGTTATCGGGGCTTAATGCTTATTGCTAGCGTCATTAAAATATCTTGCCCGATTGGCCCAGTTTATGTTGCTGGTTTTACTGATAATGTAGGTTCGCGTTATCATAAAAATACGCTTACTCAAGCACGAGCAGAAGCCATGTTAACATTTTTATGGGCAAATAATATTCACGCTAGACGCCTCAACGCTGAAGGCTATGGTGATAAATATCCCGTATCGGATAATAGATTAATTCATGGCAGCGCACAAAACCGGCGCTTAGAAATTCAATGTGCAAATACACCAATTATTTCTGCACCGCCAGCCTATGTTGGCATGACAAAATAAATTTCCTTAAAAACTGCTAGTGAGGAAACAAGGTCAGTCGAAAAAAGGCCTGAAAAAGTGCATTGTATATGACATATATTAACATCCCCATCTACAGGGGACAGGCTTTGAAGACTTTTTTCGGATGAAGTCGAACCTGAATGCCAGTTTCTAACGAAGTCTAATAAAATTTTAACAGTGTGACTGGCTTTTAAATAGCAACACTGTTAAGGTAGAGCCATACTTAATAAACTGGATTAATAAAAAAAGGGATTTTAAGTTGTAGATATTGTTGTTAATTGAGAATTAAATGAATTTAAAGTTTATTGGTGGCATCCTACTTATTGTTGGTACATCTATTGGTGGAGGAATGCTGGCGCTACCTGTTGCAACCGCAGCAGCAGGTTTTTGGTCTTCATCAATTTTTCTATTGTTATGCTGGGCTATAATGACCCTCGGCGCTTTGTTTATTCTAGAAGCTAATCTATATTTACCGCCTGGTAAACATATGGTTTCTATGGCAGCTGCAACACTTGGTAACTCAGGTTTGTTAGTGGCTTGGTTAAGTTATCTTTTTTTACTCTACACTCTTCTATCTGCTTACATTTCAGGCGGTGCTGATGTGATGGGTAGTTTATTTTCGCGGATTGGTATTTCTTTATCAGAATGGCAGAGTAGCCTTTTATTTACTCTTTTATTTGGTTCAATTGTTTACAGTGGTATACATAAAGTCGATTTATTAAATCGCGCTCTAATGTTTGGTAAATTAGCTATTTACTTGATTTTAGTAATTCTAATTGCACCACATGTTCATATGGTGAATTTAGCAGTAGGTAATTATCGTTATATTACGTCAAGCATTATGATTTTAATTACCTCATTTGGTTTTGCTATTATTGTGCCTAATCTGCGAGATTACTTTAATGATGATCTTATTACTTTGCGTAAGGTCATTTTAATTGGCTCATTAATACCT is a window of Legionella busanensis DNA encoding:
- the tyrS gene encoding tyrosine--tRNA ligase, producing the protein MFIAETVSEELQRGCEEILPIQELATKLAKNKPLTIKAGFDPTAPDLHLGHTVLLNKLRQFQLLGHQVVFLIGDFTAMIGDPTGKNVTRIPLSQETILENSKTYQQQVFKILDPDKTTVAYNSQWLGKMNAADLIRLAATSTVARMLERDDFNKRYKSEQPIAIHEFLYPLVQGYDSVALKADIEFGGTDQKFNLLMGRELQKHYGLEPQVIVMTPLIEGLDGVKKMSKSLNNYIGITESAESMFGKIMSISDELMWRYIDLLSFQSIEHISKLKGEVAKGLNPRDIKIEFAKEIIARFHDIEQAERAHIGFIEQFQKGEIPQDLIEQRLNYLENLTIAQILKQLNLTKSTSEAIRLIGQGAVRINNEKISNPALALSPNETYIMQIGKRRFAKVRLMQS
- a CDS encoding M23 family metallopeptidase, with the protein product MDQQPNVSLDKSNKPSKILALIAILVAFALPFILVKTFHNKQKTSSNAQVNLPLPNTEPVVEETIQPTMQLPELPIDTSADVTPTTTDAEKSTSSTLANRDAAKPPPLAAPPKQRPTEIKQSTWQIVKTRDRDSLANVFSRVGLSAKTLHTVMQDITQKQALTKLKPNQELQFLIKNQLLEKMILPFTDTQYLVIYRDNKHYKSEIKLRKMNSYNHFLTATIKGSLYTTAKKQNIPYKLIQQLTEIFTWDVDFAKDVKTGDQFTIMYKAFYVENKLVGTGDIIAVSYRHGNKTFQAIRHTTRSGQIDYYTPQGTSLKKAFTRYPLKFSHISSTFSMARYHPVLHYTRAHKGIDLAARIGTPIQATGDGRIEIIGRQNGYGNMIKINHNKQFSTIYGHMLKFQKGLSKGDFVKRGQVIGYVGQTGLASGPHCHYEFHINNRPRNPATVDLPRGNPISGKELVAFRAKATTMLAQLKLFEDARLASVTKKGLTKPESRKV
- a CDS encoding spore maturation protein, which codes for MSNLVNQLSNCLFLSFVAGIPLYASFKKINVFDAFVKGAKQGFETSVNIMPYLIAMIVAIGMLRASGFFTLLNTLLAPVLEKLGMPTELLPLAMIRPFSGSAATGIMAELIHQHGGDSFIAKAAATMMGSTETTFYVIAVYFGAVGIRRTRHAIAAGLLADLAGVIASIVVCRLLFT
- a CDS encoding nucleoside recognition domain-containing protein, whose amino-acid sequence is MLNIIWLSMILLSVVVGIIQGRLDQVVQAVTDSAKLGFEIALGLAGIMAFWLGIMEIAAESGLVNKFARLLKPIMRPLFPDVPAEHPAMGAMILNISANMLGLANAATPFGLRAMKELQRLNTHVDEASNAMCTFLAINTSSVQLIPATAIAFLAANGSLHPSSVIISSLLATTCSTIVAIVAVKRLARLPIYQIKELKAHE
- a CDS encoding N-acetylmuramoyl-L-alanine amidase-like domain-containing protein, which gives rise to MMITYLAKFRYLVYLIILLISLPLSANDLAEEQANLTIKQLYHTLNSNMNLDMVNRLNKISASFVGKPYILGSLGEGATASFDQFPQYRTDGFDCETYVTTVIALAFANQLNEFKKCLKKIRYYQGQVDYLTRNHFTGVDWNYNNQQQGFLKDITTTFRDKNNQSIAQVATALIDKPAWYKFKSSETIRLKQNDNTEQAKRLEKLKQMGSHLPRVKEHVPYLPLTALFNDKGEPNYNLFKQIPNGAIIEIVRPNWELNKKIGTNLNISHLGFAFRKENQLIFRQASSEYGKVVDVSLINYLKEATKSPTIKGINVQIIIPSKPLNKDCSLANN
- the cmpA gene encoding C-OmpA-like family protein CmpA — encoded protein: MLSRFFSQQLTVLSLITLVFSGCSRYEPPYNNFQPYNRVGRDFVVGATAGTVVGAVVGGTVGTTLAGTAIGAATVVGHGLYKNSKQYMLRELQRADVQYIKYGDTTTLIVPTDRYFRFNSAKLNELCYRGLMLIASVIKISCPIGPVYVAGFTDNVGSRYHKNTLTQARAEAMLTFLWANNIHARRLNAEGYGDKYPVSDNRLIHGSAQNRRLEIQCANTPIISAPPAYVGMTK
- a CDS encoding amino acid permease, whose product is MNLKFIGGILLIVGTSIGGGMLALPVATAAAGFWSSSIFLLLCWAIMTLGALFILEANLYLPPGKHMVSMAAATLGNSGLLVAWLSYLFLLYTLLSAYISGGADVMGSLFSRIGISLSEWQSSLLFTLLFGSIVYSGIHKVDLLNRALMFGKLAIYLILVILIAPHVHMVNLAVGNYRYITSSIMILITSFGFAIIVPNLRDYFNDDLITLRKVILIGSLIPLICYLAWNAVIIGSLPTQGEKGLAALMQSEHTTSDLANVLSTTVQSTTINTFFNFFTSICMLTAFLGVALCLISFLADGLKVEQKGRSGLLLFILTFLPPLLIVIYYPGAYIHALNYAGIICVVLLLLLPALMVAYGRKKFAGRYQVVGGFYTPWSIVIISIILLLNAIMQLF